The following are encoded in a window of Nakamurella sp. A5-74 genomic DNA:
- the ligD gene encoding non-homologous end-joining DNA ligase gives MATSGSSPAIELESDGLAVRISNPDRIYFPDIGATKRELVEYYLAVGPGIVNALRDRPCMLHRFPTGLAGDKVHQKRIPHGAPPWLETVQVFFPRYKRTADEVCVTKVADVLWCAQMSTVEFHPWNSRRADVEKPDEWRIDLDPGPESSYAQVRRVTHVARDVLDELGAVGFPKTSGGSGMHIYVRIHPEFGHQEVRRAALAFAREVERRAPDDVTTTWWRKDRDPAALFVDYNQNARDHTIAAAYSVRGVPDARVSTPIRWDEIDDADPRDFTIRTVPQRFAELGDLHAGIDEAVFDLSALIEWADRDERDGAEPPVDLDAEAPAP, from the coding sequence GTGGCCACTTCCGGCAGCTCCCCGGCGATCGAGCTCGAGTCCGACGGCTTGGCTGTGCGCATCAGCAACCCGGATCGGATCTATTTCCCGGATATCGGCGCCACCAAGCGCGAGCTGGTCGAGTACTACCTCGCCGTCGGCCCCGGCATCGTCAACGCCCTGCGCGATCGCCCGTGCATGCTGCACCGCTTCCCGACCGGCCTGGCCGGAGACAAGGTGCACCAGAAGCGCATTCCGCACGGAGCACCGCCGTGGTTGGAAACCGTGCAGGTCTTCTTCCCCCGGTACAAGCGAACTGCGGACGAGGTCTGCGTCACCAAGGTCGCCGATGTGCTGTGGTGCGCGCAGATGTCGACGGTCGAGTTCCACCCCTGGAACTCCCGGCGTGCGGACGTCGAGAAGCCGGACGAGTGGCGGATCGATCTCGATCCCGGCCCGGAGTCCAGCTACGCGCAGGTGCGGCGAGTGACGCACGTCGCCCGCGACGTGCTCGACGAACTCGGGGCCGTCGGGTTCCCCAAGACCAGCGGCGGTTCCGGGATGCACATCTACGTCCGGATCCACCCCGAGTTCGGGCACCAGGAGGTCCGCCGTGCCGCACTGGCGTTCGCCCGCGAGGTGGAGCGACGAGCCCCGGACGACGTGACCACCACCTGGTGGCGCAAGGACCGGGATCCGGCGGCGCTGTTCGTCGACTACAACCAGAACGCCCGCGACCACACGATCGCCGCCGCCTACTCGGTTCGCGGCGTTCCGGATGCCCGGGTGTCCACCCCCATCCGGTGGGACGAGATCGACGATGCCGACCCGCGCGATTTCACCATTCGGACTGTGCCGCAACGCTTCGCGGAACTCGGTGACCTGCACGCCGGCATCGACGAGGCGGTCTTCGACCTGAGCGCGCTGATCGAGTGGGCCGACCGGGACGAGAGGGACGGCGCCGAACCGCCGGTCGATCTGGATGCCGAGGCCCCCGCGCCCTGA
- a CDS encoding GNAT family N-acetyltransferase, with product MIDGTGRELLADLGSGVRVERAAAQDVPRIVELLRADQLGAGREQDPGDPRYLAAFDDIAGDPRQLLTVLVQHGSVIGTMQLTTVPGLSRLGSTRVIIEAVRVSETTRGQGLGGRYLQWAIDRARTDGAALVQLTTDRSRADAHRFYERLGFEASHVGMKLRLR from the coding sequence ATGATCGATGGAACGGGCCGTGAACTGCTCGCCGACCTCGGCAGCGGCGTGCGCGTCGAACGTGCTGCAGCGCAGGACGTTCCGCGCATCGTCGAACTGCTGAGGGCCGACCAGCTGGGGGCCGGCCGAGAGCAGGACCCGGGCGACCCGCGCTACCTCGCGGCGTTCGACGACATCGCCGGCGACCCCCGTCAGCTGCTGACCGTGCTGGTGCAGCACGGCAGTGTGATCGGGACGATGCAGCTGACCACCGTTCCCGGTCTGTCCCGGCTGGGTTCGACCAGGGTGATCATCGAGGCGGTCCGCGTCTCGGAGACCACCCGCGGTCAGGGCCTGGGCGGCCGGTACCTGCAGTGGGCCATCGACCGCGCACGTACGGACGGCGCGGCCCTTGTGCAGCTCACCACCGACCGCAGTCGCGCGGACGCGCACCGCTTCTACGAGCGGCTCGGCTTCGAGGCCAGCCACGTCGGGATGAAGCTCCGGCTGCGCTGA